The following are from one region of the Coffea eugenioides isolate CCC68of chromosome 2, Ceug_1.0, whole genome shotgun sequence genome:
- the LOC113763002 gene encoding uncharacterized protein LOC113763002 → MLYLSSSNLILHATLCLSLTVFLSFLKIPAFFLYGLHTYVHPDDVAPPNSNSSRGGGGIRAAIRRPGTFDSEHKPRKKSKDKFEFDENKAQIFRLKLNDDHLQTRVYYTQFSSAFNSSLVAISCLLLHRFLRVSKDSGILENGSVIPILLGIVGVCRLLILIAKLSFERSASKRSERLLSLVFGVLGFFWGLAIVLEMVPGWGLDFDFESLDGFGKFFIAVLMGCIVGLFYIPATRNARAFWLGTDQIRSNLSIISCGWFGRMLLYGNYLLVVFTSTLWVGPFTELLVCEKSDGIKGLHSNGRNRYTEELIGRLGMLRSDFYKFRVWCMFSSGILQILSLRPNVQMFLNEAVLCWYQRLHASKVPDLDYSRAKVFLHNHYMFLVVLQFFAPAAIALLLLGLSHIDVNLLADFKLPCNLLPCSALVKEMALFLAWWITFVWAIFTSVSLTLYRRGFLFVS, encoded by the coding sequence ATGCTTTATTTGTCATCCAGCAATCTCATTCTCCATGCCACACTTTGTCTTTCCCTCACGGTTTTTCTCTCCTTCCTCAAGATCCCTGCTTTTTTTCTCTATGGCCTCCACACCTATGTCCATCCAGATGATGTCGCTCCCCCTAACAGTAACTCTTCTCGTGGCGGAGGAGGTATCAGAGCTGCGATTCGGCGGCCAGGTACTTTCGACTCTGAACACAAACCCAGAAAAAAATCCAAAGATAAATTTGAGTTTGATGAGAATAAAGCTCAGATCTTTAGGCTAAAGCTCAATGATGATCACTTACAAACAAGGGTTTATTATACCCAGTTTAGTAGTGCTTTTAATTCCAGTCTGGTTGCCATTTCTTGCTTGCTGCTTCACAGATTTTTAAGAGTATCAAAAGATTCTGGGATTTTAGAAAATGGGTCCGTGATCCCGATTTTGTTAGGAATTGTTGGGGTATGTAGATTGTTAATTTTGATTGCCAAGCTTTCATTTGAGCGATCAGCTTCTAAAAGGTCAGAGAGGCTGTTGAGTCTTGTATTTGGGGTTCTTGGGTTTTTCTGGGGCCTCGCGATTGTTTTGGAGATGGTTCCCGGTTGGggtcttgattttgattttgaatcgtTGGACGGATTTGGGAAGTTCTTTATTGCTGTTCTAATGGGCTGCATTGTGGGTCTCTTTTACATCCCAGCTACGAGGAATGCTCGTGCCTTTTGGCTTGGAACTGATCAGATTCGTTCTAATTTGTCCATAATTTCCTGTGGATGGTTTGGAAGAATGCTTCTTTATGGCAATTACTTGTTAGTTGTATTCACTTCCACGCTTTGGGTTGGCCCGTTTACTGAACTCCTCGTCTGCGAGAAATCTGATGGAATCAAAGGGCTTCATTCAAATGGTAGGAACAGATATACTGAGGAGTTGATAGGTAGATTGGGCATGTTGCGATCAGATTTCTACAAGTTCAGGGTTTGGTGCATGTTCAGTTCtggtattttgcaaattttgtcTTTGCGGCCAAATGTGCAGATGTTTTTAAATGAAGCGGTACTGTGTTGGTACCAGAGATTGCATGCCAGTAAGGTCCCTGACTTGGATTATAGCAGGGCAAAAGTTTTCTTGCACAACCATTACATGTTTCTTGTAGTTCTGCAGTTCTTTGCGCCTGCCGCGATTGCACTTCTCCTTCTTGGATTATCCCATATTGATGTTAACTTGCTGGCAGATTTCAAGTTGCCATGTAATCTACTGCCTTGCTCTGCTTTAGTCAAAGAAATGGCCTTGTTTCTGGCTTGGTGGATAACTTTTGTTTGGGCTATATTTACGTCAGTGAGCCTTACTCTTTATAGGCGTGGTTTCCTGTTTGTTTCTTGA